In one Gracilinanus agilis isolate LMUSP501 chromosome 6, AgileGrace, whole genome shotgun sequence genomic region, the following are encoded:
- the LOC123251634 gene encoding olfactory receptor 10AG1-like, with amino-acid sequence MEHTGRKMAGENLTVMMEFILLGFSDLPNLRGFLFGIFLVTYMSILIGNSLIIIITKMDAGLQTPMYFFLGNFSFLEICYTSVTLPRMLINLWTQKRNISFLACSIQLCFLLILGNSECFLLGVMAYDRYVAICKPLNYPLIMNQKMCLQLLVGSWLTGIPVQIALTYQIFSLPFCGSNKLNHVFCDIPPLLKLACGDTSMNEFSVYADAVLFAMVPFLLIVGSYVKIITTILKLPSATGRHKAFSTCSSHLIVVGLFYGSGIIMYLRPKSSYSSGTDKVFSLFYTIVTPVFNPLIYSLRNKDVIAALKNLLTK; translated from the coding sequence ATGGAACATACAGGGAGAAAAATGGCAGGAGAAAATTTGACTGTTATGATGGAATTCATTCTCCTAGGATTTTCCGACCTTCCCAACCTTCGAGGATTtctgtttggaattttcttagtaaCCTATATGAGTATCCTAATAGGAAATAGTCTCATCATTATAATAACTAAGATGGATGCAGGTCTCCAAACTCCTATGTATTTTTTCCTAGGgaacttttctttcttagaaatctGCTACACATCAGTCACTCTTCCCAGAATGCTGATAAACCTTTGGAcccaaaaaagaaacatttctttcttGGCCTGTAGCATACAACTttgctttcttctcattttggGGAATAGTGAATGTTTCCTCTTGGGAGTGATGGCTTATGACCGTTATGTGGCAATTTGTAAGCCTCTGAACTATCCTCTTATTATGAACCAAAAAATGTGTCTTCAGCTGTTGGTTGGCTCCTGGCTTACTGGGATCCCAGTTCAGATAGCATTGACATACCAGATCTTTTCTTTGCCCTTCTGTGGGTCTAATAAACTCAACCATGTTTTCTGTGATATTCCACCATTACTGAAGCTGGCATGCGGGGACACCTCTATGAATGAGTTCTCTGTCTATGCTGATGCTGTGCTGTTTGCCATGGTTCCCTTTCTTTTGATTGTGGGGTCCTATGTTAAAATCATCACCACCATCCTGAAACTGCCATCGGCCACAGGGAGGCATAAAGCTTTTTCCACTTGTTCTTCCCATCTCATTGTTGTTGGTTTATTTTATGGGTCTGGTATTATTATGTATTTGAGACCCAAGTCCAGCTACTCATCTGGCACAGACAAAGTGTTCTCTCTTTTCTATACTATTGTGACACCAGTTTTTAACCCTTTGATATACAGCCTAAGGAACAAAGATGTCATCGCTGCACTTAAGAATTTATTAACTAAATAA
- the LOC123252630 gene encoding olfactory receptor 10AG1-like — protein sequence MTVTNLTEMVEFILLGFSDLPNLQGILFGIFLVIYMSILIGNGLILIITKVDPALQTPMYFFLGNFSFLEICYTSVTLPRMLMNLWSQKRNISLLACAVQLGFLLILGGTECLLLGVMAYDRYVAICKPLNYPLIMNHRVCVQLVVASWVSGVPVQIGQTYQIFSLPFCGSKKLNHVFCDIHPLFKVACGDISLNEFSVYADAVLFAMVPFLLILGSYVKIISTILKLPSATGRSKAFSTCSSHLIVVALFFGSAIIMNLRPKSTHSEGIDKILALFYTIVTPMFNPLIYSLRNKDVIAAMKKLFQISVV from the coding sequence ATGACAGTTACTAATCTCACTGAAATGGTAGAATTCATTCTTCTTGGATTTTCAGATCTTCCCAATCTCCAAGGGATtctctttgggatttttttggtgaTCTATATGAGTATTCTGATAGGAAATGGCCTCATTCTTATCATAACCAAAGTTGATCCAGCTCTCCAAACTcccatgtatttttttcttgggAATTTTTCCTTCTTGGAAATCTGTTACACATCAGTCACTCTCCCCAGAATGCTGATGAACCTTTGGtctcagaaaagaaatatttctttgttgGCTTGTGCTGTACAACTTGGCTTCCTCCTCATTTTGGGAGGCACTGAGTGCCTACTTCTGGGTGTAATGGCATATGACCGTTATGTGGCCATTTGTAAGCCTCTGAATTATCCTCTGATCATGAACCACAGGGTATGTGTTCAGTTAGTGGTTGCCTCATGGGTCAGTGGAGTTCCAGTTCAGATTGGGCAAACATACCAGATTTTCTCTTTACCCTTCTGTGGTTCTAAAAAACTCAATCATGTTTTCTGTGATATTCATCCTTTATTTAAAGTGGCATGTGGAGACATCTCTTTAAATGAATTCTCTGTGTATGCTGATGCTGTACTCTTTGCTATGGTTCCTTTTCTGTTAATACTTGGCTCCTATGTCAAAATCATTTCCACCATCCTGAAATTACCATCTGCCACTGGGAGGTCCAAAGCCTTCTCTACTTGTTCCTCTCATCTCATAGTCGTGGCTTTATTCTTTGGGTCTGCTATCATTATGAATTTACGACCTAAATCAACTCACTCAGAAGGAATAGACAAAATACTTGCTCTTTTCTATACCATTGTTACTCCTATGTTTAATCCCCTAATATATAGCCTGAGGAACAAGGATGTCATTGCtgcaatgaaaaaattatttcaaatttcagTAGTATAA